One Cuculus canorus isolate bCucCan1 chromosome 1, bCucCan1.pri, whole genome shotgun sequence DNA segment encodes these proteins:
- the ZDHHC23 gene encoding palmitoyltransferase ZDHHC23 isoform X1, with protein sequence MEEQPLCCCEYVDRSGQRNHLAACCCDCPDLDEGCERWLTCRSLPPGALERIADTVADRVRIPWFAGAVKVNVSLVPPLVLLPVLLHIAALHFLLGLVILTSLPVVVLWYYYLTHRRKERTLFFLSLGLFSLGYMYYVFLQEVVPRGHVGYSQVVALTCGLILMLAALTRAKRDPGYLPIPASNEKSLQQDLPNKSVRGSSNGLHGVTISGAASGRALNGEVKSYCRMSAEKLEGVKRDWCAKCQLVKPARAGHCRLCGRCVRRLDHHCVCKVFLLSFWRINSCVGEQNHQAFILALSFFMVTAVYGITLTLHTICRGRTPFVALFYCPGAYSDYSSALSFTCVWYCAIVTAGMGYILLIQLLNISYNVTEREARLALRDNTGRRLLGGLVIDTGQYNRGFLCNWGHFVSLGSSPPQRSAEDIV encoded by the exons ATGGAGGAGcagcccctgtgctgctgcGAGTACGTGGACAGGAGCGGGCAGAGGAACCACCTGGCGGCGTGCTGCTGCGACTGCCCCGACCTGGACGAGGGCTGCGAGAG GTGGCTGACATGCAGATCCTTGCCTCCAGGAGCTCTGGAAAGAATCGCCGACACTGTGGCGGACCGGGTGCGCATCCCTTGGTTTGCAGGAGCTGTGAAGGTCAATGTGAGCCTTGTGCCACCTCTGGTTCTGCTGCCCGTCCTCCTGCACATCGCAGCTCTGCATTTCCTGCTGGGGCTCGTCATCCTGACATCCCTGCCCGTGGTGGTGCTGTGGTATTACTACCTCACCCACAGGAGGAAGGAGCGCACTCTCTTCTTCTTGAGCCTAGGGCTCTTCTCCTTGGGCTACATGTACTATGTGTTCCTCCAGGAGGTGGTTCCCCGAGGCCACGTGGGGTATTCCCAAGTGGTCGCTCTCACCTGCGGGTTAATTCTTATGCTTGCAGCCCTGACTCGAGCCAAGAGAGACCCTGGCTACCTTCCCATCCCAGCAAGCAACGAGAAGTCCTTGCAGCAGGATTTGCCCAACAAGAGTGTTAGAGGGAGCTCCAATGGGCTCCATGGTGTCACCATATCAGGAGCTGCCAGTGGTCGTGCTTTAAATGGGGAGGTGAAAAGTTATTGTAGGATGTCAGCTGAGAAGCTGGAAGGTGTGAAAAGGGACTGGTGCGCTAAATGCCAGCTGGTCAAACCAGCCCGAGCAGGGCATTGCCGGCTTTGTGGCAGATGTGTAAGGAGGCTGGACCATCACTGTGTCTG caaagtatttcttctttccttttggaGGATTAACAGCTGTGTAGGGGAGCAGAACCACCAAGCATTCATCCTTGCACTCTCCTTCTTCATGGTCACTGCTGTGTATGGGATTACATTGACCCTGCACACCATCTGTAGGGGCCGAACTCCTTTTGTGGCACTGTTCTACTGCCCTGGGGCCTATTCTGACTACAG ctctgctctgtctTTCACCTGTGTGTGGTACTGTGCCATTGTAACAGCTGGCATGGGATACATCCTCCTTATCCAGCTGTTGAACATCAGCTACAACGTGACCGAGAGGGAAGCTCGGCTGGCTCTGCGAGACAACACTGGGCGCAGGCTTCTGGGTGGGTTAGTGATAGACACTGGCCAGTATAACAGGGGTTTCCTATGCAACTGGGGACATTTTGTGAGCCTAGGGTCTTCTCCTCCACAGCGCTCTGCGGAAGACATCGTGTGA
- the ZDHHC23 gene encoding palmitoyltransferase ZDHHC23 isoform X3 yields MEEQPLCCCEYVDRSGQRNHLAACCCDCPDLDEGCERWLTCRSLPPGALERIADTVADRVRIPWFAGAVKVNVSLVPPLVLLPVLLHIAALHFLLGLVILTSLPVVVLWYYYLTHRRKERTLFFLSLGLFSLGYMYYVFLQEVVPRGHVGYSQVVALTCGLILMLAALTRAKRDPGYLPIPASNEKSLQQDLPNKSVRGSSNGLHGVTISGAASGRALNGEVKSYCRMSAEKLEGVKRDWCAKCQLVKPARAGHCRLCGRCVRRLDHHCVCKVFLLSFWRINSCVGEQNHQAFILALSFFMVTAVYGITLTLHTICRGRTPFVALFYCPGAYSDYSALRKTSCDTPLSADDID; encoded by the exons ATGGAGGAGcagcccctgtgctgctgcGAGTACGTGGACAGGAGCGGGCAGAGGAACCACCTGGCGGCGTGCTGCTGCGACTGCCCCGACCTGGACGAGGGCTGCGAGAG GTGGCTGACATGCAGATCCTTGCCTCCAGGAGCTCTGGAAAGAATCGCCGACACTGTGGCGGACCGGGTGCGCATCCCTTGGTTTGCAGGAGCTGTGAAGGTCAATGTGAGCCTTGTGCCACCTCTGGTTCTGCTGCCCGTCCTCCTGCACATCGCAGCTCTGCATTTCCTGCTGGGGCTCGTCATCCTGACATCCCTGCCCGTGGTGGTGCTGTGGTATTACTACCTCACCCACAGGAGGAAGGAGCGCACTCTCTTCTTCTTGAGCCTAGGGCTCTTCTCCTTGGGCTACATGTACTATGTGTTCCTCCAGGAGGTGGTTCCCCGAGGCCACGTGGGGTATTCCCAAGTGGTCGCTCTCACCTGCGGGTTAATTCTTATGCTTGCAGCCCTGACTCGAGCCAAGAGAGACCCTGGCTACCTTCCCATCCCAGCAAGCAACGAGAAGTCCTTGCAGCAGGATTTGCCCAACAAGAGTGTTAGAGGGAGCTCCAATGGGCTCCATGGTGTCACCATATCAGGAGCTGCCAGTGGTCGTGCTTTAAATGGGGAGGTGAAAAGTTATTGTAGGATGTCAGCTGAGAAGCTGGAAGGTGTGAAAAGGGACTGGTGCGCTAAATGCCAGCTGGTCAAACCAGCCCGAGCAGGGCATTGCCGGCTTTGTGGCAGATGTGTAAGGAGGCTGGACCATCACTGTGTCTG caaagtatttcttctttccttttggaGGATTAACAGCTGTGTAGGGGAGCAGAACCACCAAGCATTCATCCTTGCACTCTCCTTCTTCATGGTCACTGCTGTGTATGGGATTACATTGACCCTGCACACCATCTGTAGGGGCCGAACTCCTTTTGTGGCACTGTTCTACTGCCCTGGGGCCTATTCTGACTACAG CGCTCTGCGGAAGACATCGTGTGACACTCCTCTTTCTGCAGATGACATTGACTGA
- the ZDHHC23 gene encoding palmitoyltransferase ZDHHC23 isoform X2, whose amino-acid sequence MEEQPLCCCEYVDRSGQRNHLAACCCDCPDLDEGCERWLTCRSLPPGALERIADTVADRVRIPWFAGAVKVNVSLVPPLVLLPVLLHIAALHFLLGLVILTSLPVVVLWYYYLTHRRKERTLFFLSLGLFSLGYMYYVFLQEVVPRGHVGYSQVVALTCGLILMLAALTRAKRDPGYLPIPASNEKSLQQDLPNKSVRGSSNGLHGVTISGAASGRALNGEVKSYCRMSAEKLEGVKRDWCAKCQLVKPARAGHCRLCGRCVRRLDHHCVWINSCVGEQNHQAFILALSFFMVTAVYGITLTLHTICRGRTPFVALFYCPGAYSDYSSALSFTCVWYCAIVTAGMGYILLIQLLNISYNVTEREARLALRDNTGRRLLGGLVIDTGQYNRGFLCNWGHFVSLGSSPPQRSAEDIV is encoded by the exons ATGGAGGAGcagcccctgtgctgctgcGAGTACGTGGACAGGAGCGGGCAGAGGAACCACCTGGCGGCGTGCTGCTGCGACTGCCCCGACCTGGACGAGGGCTGCGAGAG GTGGCTGACATGCAGATCCTTGCCTCCAGGAGCTCTGGAAAGAATCGCCGACACTGTGGCGGACCGGGTGCGCATCCCTTGGTTTGCAGGAGCTGTGAAGGTCAATGTGAGCCTTGTGCCACCTCTGGTTCTGCTGCCCGTCCTCCTGCACATCGCAGCTCTGCATTTCCTGCTGGGGCTCGTCATCCTGACATCCCTGCCCGTGGTGGTGCTGTGGTATTACTACCTCACCCACAGGAGGAAGGAGCGCACTCTCTTCTTCTTGAGCCTAGGGCTCTTCTCCTTGGGCTACATGTACTATGTGTTCCTCCAGGAGGTGGTTCCCCGAGGCCACGTGGGGTATTCCCAAGTGGTCGCTCTCACCTGCGGGTTAATTCTTATGCTTGCAGCCCTGACTCGAGCCAAGAGAGACCCTGGCTACCTTCCCATCCCAGCAAGCAACGAGAAGTCCTTGCAGCAGGATTTGCCCAACAAGAGTGTTAGAGGGAGCTCCAATGGGCTCCATGGTGTCACCATATCAGGAGCTGCCAGTGGTCGTGCTTTAAATGGGGAGGTGAAAAGTTATTGTAGGATGTCAGCTGAGAAGCTGGAAGGTGTGAAAAGGGACTGGTGCGCTAAATGCCAGCTGGTCAAACCAGCCCGAGCAGGGCATTGCCGGCTTTGTGGCAGATGTGTAAGGAGGCTGGACCATCACTGTGTCTG GATTAACAGCTGTGTAGGGGAGCAGAACCACCAAGCATTCATCCTTGCACTCTCCTTCTTCATGGTCACTGCTGTGTATGGGATTACATTGACCCTGCACACCATCTGTAGGGGCCGAACTCCTTTTGTGGCACTGTTCTACTGCCCTGGGGCCTATTCTGACTACAG ctctgctctgtctTTCACCTGTGTGTGGTACTGTGCCATTGTAACAGCTGGCATGGGATACATCCTCCTTATCCAGCTGTTGAACATCAGCTACAACGTGACCGAGAGGGAAGCTCGGCTGGCTCTGCGAGACAACACTGGGCGCAGGCTTCTGGGTGGGTTAGTGATAGACACTGGCCAGTATAACAGGGGTTTCCTATGCAACTGGGGACATTTTGTGAGCCTAGGGTCTTCTCCTCCACAGCGCTCTGCGGAAGACATCGTGTGA
- the CCDC191 gene encoding coiled-coil domain-containing protein 191, with translation MATPGRRRRAAPQARFDSSNSEHWIKRVEQASECAVSEAFSFQKSRYQPGPCCPVMSLETVEQLQDHDEAYEEAQELLSNWMNSKLQLELTSKEEEVGSVLLEERSAAPLKYEQFDDLCSYLEHELESSSVQVYLQHLLQSEVLNCGIMENLRLEDIKEKKKLVDPRIIMELRHKQVKENRMRRQKALELQGQEKLLKKSVLSKAKFQGQEEDRRKALKEEEEIQRIMVKLRKEMADKRHTVAEAWRTEAKRVEKRQELSVQEVPITASSPRVLKTEEQEGEKQIKSQELLHRIHINKQRCMQQHFSAWLKVVLEHRIKMRRAKALADWRCQLKALRAWRNYTWAQKVAQETQQLEAHLQDQNRKKQLSAEHNQRRILHRCFLAWQCWSQAEKEKRELQIKREETKRKMAQLLEAVSQGKGGLDRPLEINKPGTAEVNHHQDRQQDKPTETCLIQKEPDQTKDHSHWDAVHTSYSYRKPKFAWKVTLKSAAPSAQGQAVYSNQTATLPQQFQAAGPKKAPAYGSRFEHRHAFQQRLIEEQRQQLQKQQELILELQENQRLNRAKEEAAQATGVTWSLNNSALEAREENQSICNNTTHVSLPVSHGPENTRAVMQGTRPSSKLTSAHPILKAMEERAIQRAERRRKLEEARQQREKEKLAQLKAEEEARQRKEAEEKEAQQEKRREERRQQKLKELEKQRRLEKDQQLQKKARDHYEMVLLRKLGMVPWKRLRKQAKENLLVAQRHHCLGLQRKCLVMWLQYTQDSLKEKESRAEDFYSRTLLRWGFRNWLKYKDYLSALEERVRTLHATCLMRKYIRAWFDLMMEEKSMLWKKLKIATEHSNKRLLRNAFKAWRQYPLLMKKEREREERRNQLRRRVAEILPDFQT, from the exons CCCAAGAGCTGCTCAGTAACTGGATGAACTCCAAACTGCAACTGGAGCTGACAAGCAAGGAAGAGGAAGTTGGCTCTGTACTCCTGGAAGAGCGTTCTGCAGCCCCTCTGAAGTATGAGCAGTTTGATG ACTTGTGCAGCTATCTGGAACATGAACTGGAAAGTTCTTCTGTCCAAGTATACCTACAGCATCTTTTGCAGAGTGAAGTTCTGAACTGTGGGATAATGGAAAACCTTAGGCTTGAAgacatcaaggaaaaaaaaaaacttgtagaTCCACGAATAATCATGGAGCTCAGACACAAGCAG GTGAAAGAAAACCGAATGAGGCGTCAGAAGGCATTAGAGCTTCAGGGGCAAGAAAAGCTCCTGAAGAAATCAGTTTTGTCTAAGGCAAAGTTCCAAGGACAGGAGGAAGACAGAAGGAAGGCtctgaaggaggaagaggagatcCAGAGGATAATGGTGAAGCTGCGAAAGGAAATGGCTGATAAGAGACACACTGTGGCAGAAGCATGGAGAAC GGAGGCGAAGAGAGTAGAAAAAAGGCAGGAGCTGTCAGTGCAGGAGGTACCTATTACTGCGTCATCACCCCGGGTCCTGAAGACAGAAGAGCAAGAAGGGGAGAAACAGATAAAgtctcaggagctgctgcacagGATTCACATCAATAAGCAGAGA TGCATGCAACAACATTTCTCTGCTTGGCTGAAAGTTGTTCTGGAGCACagaattaaaatgagaagaGCCAAAGCCCTTGCTGACTGGAGATGCCAACTGAAGGCCCTGCGAGCCTGGAGAAACTATACTTGGGCCCAGAAAGTAGCGCAGGAAACACAGCAATTGGAAGCTCATCTCCAAGATCAAAACAG GAAGAAACAACTGTCTGCGGAGCATAACCAGCGACGTATTTTGCACCGCTGCTTTCTAGCGTGGCAATGCTGGAGccaagcagagaaagaaaagcgAGAGCTGCAGATCAAGAGGGAGGAGACAAAGAGAAAGATGGCACAGCTGCTGGAGGCAGTGTCACAGGGGAAGGGTGGTCTGGACAGGCCACTGGAGATTAACAAGCCTGGGACAGCAGAAGTGAACCATCATCAAGATAGGCAGCAAGACAAG cCAACTGAAACTTGCCTCATACAGAAAGAACCTGATCAGACCAAAGACCACTCTCATTGGGATGCTGTTCATACATcttattcctacagaaaacCCAAATTTGCTTGGAAGGTTACCTTAAAATCTGCAGCGCCGAGTGCCCAGGGCCAGGCTGTATACAGTAATCAAACAGCCACTCTCCCTCAGCAGTTTCAGGCAGCTGGTCCAAAGAAAGCTCCTGCTTATGGTAGCCGTTTCGAACACCGTCATGCCTTCCAGCAACGTCTGATtgaggagcagaggcagcagcttcagaaacagcaagagcTGATCCTTGAACTGCAGGAAAACCAGAGACTGAACAGAGCTAAAGAAGAGGCAGCACAAGCCACAGGTGTAACTTGGTCACTTAACAACTCAGCCTTAGAAGCCAGAGAGGAAAACCAATCCATATGCAACAATACAACCCATGTGAG tCTGCCTGTTTCTCATGGGCCAGAAAACACAAGGGCAGTGATGCAAGGCACAAGGCCCTCCAGCAAGCTGACTTCAGCTCATCCCATACTGAAAG CTATGGAAGAGAGAGCAATTCAGCgggcagaaaggaggaggaaactAGAAGAAGCCagacaacaaagagaaaaggaaaaattg gCCCAGCTGAAGGCTGAAGAGGAAGCACGACAgaggaaggaggctgaggaaaagGAAGCTCAGCAGGAAAAACGAcgggaggagagaaggcagcagaagctg aaagagctggagaagcagaggaggctggagaaagaccagcagcttcagaaaaaaGCCAGAGATCACTATGAGATGGTCCTGCTCAGAAAGCTGGGAATGGTGCCATGGAAGAGGCTGAGAAAGCAAGCGAAGGAAAACCTGTTG GTGGCACAAAGGCACCATTGCTTGGGCCTGCAGAGGAAATGCCTGGTGATGTGGCTCCAGTACACCCAAGAcagcctgaaggagaaggagtCTCGGGCTGAGGACTTCTATTCCCGTACATTGCTGAGATGGGGCTTCAGGAACTGGCTAAAG TACAAGGATTATCTCTCCGCTCTGGAGGAGAGAGTGAGAACCCTTCATGCCACGTGCCTCATGAGGAAGTACATCAGGGCATGGTTTGATCTGATGATGGAGGAAAAGAGTATGTTATGGAAAAAGCTGAAGATTGCTACTGAACACAGTAACAA GAGACTCCTGCGGAATGCATTCAAAGCATGGAGGCAATACCCACTActgatgaaaaaggaaagagaaagagaggaaagaagaaaccagCTGCGCAGGAGAGTTGCTGAAATTCTCCCTGATTTCCAGACATGA